A region of Roseofilum reptotaenium CS-1145 DNA encodes the following proteins:
- a CDS encoding YqiA/YcfP family alpha/beta fold hydrolase has product MVFPLPREALYLYLHGFASSPQSLKSLAIAQKFSDRQITLQVPDLNQGDFSHLTLTRQLQQVGELFPASETPVYIIGSSFGGLTATWLAERYPQVQALVLLAPAFEFYTYWMTQLTESERQEWQKRGYWPIYHYGQKRSLSLHYRFISDLRQYSSSSLTRAVPTLIFHGLHDEVIPLKVSRDYAENRPWVNLIELESDHSLGDQLPEIWQGIRDFLPGITTLN; this is encoded by the coding sequence ATGGTTTTCCCGTTACCGCGCGAAGCGCTGTATTTATATCTGCATGGGTTTGCATCATCTCCCCAGTCCTTGAAGTCGCTGGCGATCGCCCAAAAATTTAGCGATCGCCAAATCACCCTGCAAGTCCCTGATTTAAATCAGGGTGATTTTTCTCATCTCACCCTAACTCGCCAATTGCAACAGGTGGGGGAATTATTCCCAGCATCAGAAACCCCAGTTTATATAATTGGTTCGAGTTTTGGAGGGTTAACGGCCACTTGGTTAGCCGAACGTTATCCTCAAGTGCAAGCATTGGTTTTACTGGCTCCTGCTTTTGAGTTTTATACCTATTGGATGACTCAATTGACGGAATCTGAACGTCAAGAATGGCAAAAAAGGGGCTATTGGCCCATTTATCATTATGGCCAGAAGCGATCGCTTTCCTTACACTACCGTTTCATCTCCGATTTACGCCAATATTCCTCTTCGTCTCTCACTCGTGCTGTCCCTACACTCATTTTCCATGGGTTACACGATGAAGTTATTCCCCTTAAAGTCAGTCGAGACTACGCTGAGAACCGACCTTGGGTGAACTTAATCGAGTTAGAGAGCGATCATAGCTTAG